The sequence GGGCGAGGTTTATACCTTCTACGACGATGCGAGCGGGTGCGTCGCGTTTGGGTGTCTCACATTCGTCTGACGGGTTCCGACTCCCTCGTTCGGCTGCCATCAGCGCTTGAGGTTGTCAATCCGGCGCCATTCGGAGTAGTCCGCATGGTTCGAAAAGAAAGGTTCGCCGGGTGCTGCGTATTCGGGGCACGGGGCGTAAGTGATTGTAAATGAAAGACCTGAATCCCCCCGTCACCCCATCCTCCCCCTCCCCTAAAGAAGCAGCAAAATGGCAACGAACCCCTGTCACTGCGGCTACCACGGGAGCAAGGTGAAGCAGTGCAAGTGCTCGCCGCTGCAGCGCGAGAGTTACATCGGAAAGATCTCGGGTCCGCTGTTGGATCGCATCGCGATTCACCTGACCGTGCAAGCGGTGGACGTGGAGATGTGGAAGTCCACCGCGACCGGAATGAACAGCGCCACCATGCGCGACATGGTCACGCGCGCGCGCGCGATTCAGGCCGAGCGGTTTAACGATGTCGACGGCGTCGACTGCAACGCGCGGCTCCCCGACGGGTTGTTCGCCACATTCTGCGCGATGGATTCCTCCGCCGAAGCGCTGTTCGTAAAGGCGCAGAAGTCACTCATGGTGAGTGCCCGCGCACGCGGTCACATCGTCCGCGTGGCGCGGACCATCGCGGACCTGGACGGCAGCGAGGCCATCACGGTGCGCCACCTCATGGAGGCGGTGGGATACCGGGGCGACACACCAGTCGAATAGCCCTATAATCCCGTGACGAAACCGCGTGGGTCGAGGAGGAAACGCCGTGAAACTGGATTGGGCGATGCTTCAGACACCCGCCCGATGGAACGCATGGATTGGTGTTGCGGTCGCGTTGTCGGCTTCGCCGGCCCACGGGCAGGATGTTCCCTGGGGTCGCATCGCCGATGCGCGCGGGCTCAGCAAGGAGCAGCGCGGCGTTGCCGAAGAGGTGCTCCGCACGGCGCGCTGCTACGGCGGCTGTGAAGGGACGGTTCTCGAATGCCTCGTCGCCGGTGATTCCATCGGAACCCGCCTCGCAAACTTCGTGGCACGCCGCGCGGCGGCCAATCGCCCGGCCGAGAACATCCTCACCTCGATCACCAACCGCAAGCAGTCCGCATTTCCGGCGCAGACGTTCCACCCCGACCTGTCCGGACTCGTTCCCTCGGGGAGCGTGGACGCGCCCGTCCAGGTGGTGATATTCGCCGACTTCGCGTGCCCGGTGTGCAAGGTTGCGGTGTCGGCATTGCACGAAATCAGCCTGTCGATGCCCGACAGCGTCTGCCTCTGGTTCAAGACCTTCCCGCTCGCCCAGGAGGCGCGCTCGATTCCGGCGGCGCTCGCCTACCTCGCCGCGGACCGTCAGGGGCTGGGTTGGGAGATGATCAACATGCTCTTCGAGCACGGGGCCGACTTGAGCGACGAGGCGCTCGATGCCTGTGCCGCGACCGTCGGACTCGATCTCGAGCGATACCGCGCCGACCTTCAATCCGAAGAGTTGCTCGCGCGGGTGCGCGCGGAGAAGCGCGAGGGGGTCTCGTTCGGCATTTCAACCACGCCGGGAATCCTGGTGAACGGCAAGCTCTACCGGGGGATCAAGACCCGGGTGGAACTCCTCGATCGGATCGAAGAGGAACTCTGGATTCTCGCCGCCGGCAGGTGACGCGCTGAAGCTGGTTGCTCCTCTCAACTCCGGCGCCGTGGCGTGGTCCTCCGTATCCATTGACATGGCCATGAGGCGGTGGATAATGAAGCATCGGCCGCGTCGTTCCCGAGGAGGCGTCGTTGTGAAGAGCCTCTTTCCCGGGCGATCTGCGCTACACCATTGGCGCCACCGACGTGTTCGACACAGGTGCCTCCGGTTCGCTGGCGGATGCCAGGAACCGTGGCTTCGCCTTCCTGTTGGGGCTGAAGTTCGGACTCGGGGGTTGACGCCGTTTCTCCGTGGCGATCGCGAACCGCGGAACACGCCACCTGAAGCCGGGAGTGCCACCATGAATGCACGCACGCTATTGGCGGCGGTTGCCGCGGCACTTTTTCTCATTCCTGCCGGCTCCCATGCCGTCGATCCCACCGACCGGCCGCCCGACAAGGGTGGGTTCACGCGCGCCATGGGGATTCCCTCGCACTGGCGTGCCACGGTGGGCCTGGAGTACCAGGCCTACAAGCCCAGTTCGGATCTCCAGAACGGCGGGCTGATCGATGCCGGCATCATGCGCCACATCGGAAACCCGATGGTGGGGATTGCCGCGTTGGGTGTCGAAGGGTATTTCGGTGGCCGCAGCAATGACGCCGACCTCGGCGTGCGCGCGTACTTCACCGTTCCCAGCCTTCTGATCGGCGGGGGTGTGGACTACAACGCGAAGAGCGAGGAGAGCGACTTCATCCTCAAGCTCGACATTCCTGTGCGGCGGCGTGGCATCGTGGGCGCGGGTTCCGCCATGACGTTCCGCTGGCTTCCCACCCGCGATCAGACCTTCACCATCGGCCTCACCCTCCCCATCGGAGACCGGGACGCCGGCCTCACGCGCCCGCAGTCCGACTACGTCAAGATGGACAGCCGAGAGCCGGAGCGCCTCGAGGCCGCTCGGCTGGCAAACGTGGACTCGACGCTCTTCCAGGTGCTGGACATCCTGCACGAGCGTGCCCGCTGGGTCCAGGAACTGACACAGCCCTTCGCCGAGTACGGTGGTTCGGACGCGGCCGAGGCCATGGCGCCGCGCATCAAGGAACTGCGCGATCACATGGCGGCGAAGGACGCGCTGTTCCCCAACGGCCACACCGTCAACGAGGAGATACGCGTCTACCACGAGACCCTCGATCGCGCGTTTTCCATTGCGGAGAGCGGCGGACCGGTGGCGCCCGGCCACAGCACGGAAATGGGGCGCCGCATCTCCGTGCAGGCCAGACGCATCCTGCTGGACGACGTCATCTTTCCGTACAACTATCTGCACGGCCAGCTGAAGAAGAAGGACACGCTGTCCGGACTCATCGCCGTGGCCCAGACGGACGCGGCGCGTGCGTTGCTTTCCAGCGAGACTCTCGACGACGAACAGGCCAGGCGCGTGGTCTTTGTCTTCCAGTCGCTGTGCGACGCCATGGAAGAGAATCGTGAGCGGCTGAGCAAGCGCTGGGGAGACAACCGTTACGTGTGGCTGCCGCTGCAGTACGGGTTCACTCCGGATGAGCACGACACGCAGACGGAACTCGACGCCATCATCGCGCGCGCCACGCAGCTTCCGTTCACGCCGGCCAACCGCACCTGGTACATCATCAACGAGGAGTTCCAGTACGAGATGGCCCGCTCCGTGCGGCTCGCGGAGGACTACCACGTCCTGTGGGTCCACGACATGAGCGGGGTCAATCACAACGGCGAGCCCGATGCCATTGCCTACGAACAGGTGAAGAACTATCTGCTGGCGTTCACCGAGCGCGTGCGTGCCTATGACGATACCGGCAAGCTCCCCATGTACTTCGTCTTCCTGGACCAGCTCTATTTCGAGGCCAACAAGTCCAGCCTGTGGATGGCGCTTCTCGAAGATCCCATGCACCACAAGGTGGATCTCCCGAAGAAGTTCGCGGCATGGGAGGCCGAAATCACCGGGCTGCAGGGCGACCTGCGCAAGGCGGTGGAGGGTTCGCTCATGCTGCAGGTGGAGAAGAGCCAGTACGGGGAGAAGTGGCTCAACAATCGCATCCGCGTGCAGGTGAACATCACCAACCCCGCCGACTTCTCCTTCTACAGCATGAAGATCATCGGCAAGATGCCCATCCCCGACAACCACATGCGCGACCACCGCAAGATCGTCTTCTACGACGTCTCCGAGGATGACCCCTATCGCGGCATGACGATGTTCACCGGCATGGGGATCGGCGAGCACTACACCGGTTCCACCTGGGAGGATCGCGCGCTGATGCTGCAGGGGCCGGCGGCACTGGCCACGAAGAATGCCGCCCGCGAGTTGCTCAAGACGCAGGGATTCACCGACGAGCAGATCCCCTTTCCGTTCCGCCCCCGCCCGAAGGGCGCGGGCTACGACGAGGCCATCACCCGGGAGGCGGCGTCGCTGCCGGATTACGTCTCCGGAAGCGTCACCGAACTGCACAACGACACCGGCTTCACGCCCAAGCAGCTCAGCGTGGGCAAGTGCGTGCTCTACAGCCTCATGCCGCCCGGGTCCGTCATGTACGTGCCGGACTCGCTGTGGCAGAGCTACGTGTACGCGTCGCTCATGGCTGGCAGCGCGTTGCGGGGTTGCTGCTCACTCGTCATTTCGCCCTCGCTGCGCGCGGCACCCAGCTCGGGAACGCCGCAGATGACACGGGCCAGCGGGTTGATGAAGCGGCTGGTGGTGTTTGGAAACGAAATGGATGACTATATGGAGCGCGAAGGGGGCATCCTGCGCGTGGGCATCTATGCCCCCAGGCACGGCGTGGGTGACCTGGCTGGCCGCATCCGCCAGGCGATGTCCCTCGACCTGCCCTGGGCCGACCGCGTGTATCACTTCAGTCCGAAGCTCGGCGACGTTGCAGCCGAGGCGCCGCGCTACCTCGACGAAGCCGGCTACAAGCCGGAGTACCTGACGGCGAAGGATTCGCTGGAGAGTCCCAAGCTCCACCTCAAGGTCAATTTCTTTGCCTCTGCGCAGGTGTGGAACGGCCTGATGTCCCGTCCCGAGTGGGCCGGGGTCTTCAAGGAATACACGCTGTACCTCGCGCGGCAGCAGGGGGCCCCGACCGACTCGATGCGCAACGTCCGTGAAGTTCCCGAGGCGCTGGCGCAGGAGGTAAAGACCCTTCTCGATAACTACTTCAGCGCCCTTCCGCCCGAGCAGCGCGCCACCATGATCTCGTACCTGACCATCGGCAGCTCCAACATGGACTACCGCAGCCAGATGCTGAACGGCGAGGTGATGCTGGTCCTGAGCGGGGTGCGCAGCCTGGCCGGTGTACTCGACTTCGTGCTGCTCGGCGGGCAGTGCGCGTGGCCGGAAACCCCCGAGCAGGTGGACGAACTGATTCCGCCGCCGGGGTGGTTCTGGCGCAAGCTTTCCGCATTCGTCAAGGTTGCCATCTGACGCCGTGCGGGGCACCCAGGGGCTATTGACGGGGCGCCCGTGGGGGCGTATAACTCAAGCCTGAGATTGGGATTCGCATGACTGTCCGGGTCGTGGGCCTCCGGAGGCGCCGGAGAGCTCCGGACAGTTGCTGGGCGCCTGGCCGCGTGCGGAGGTGCGATTCCATGGACCTGTTCTCCCTCGCTGCCGGTCTTGGCCTTCTTCTCGGCATGCGCCACGCGATCGAGCCCGATCACGTGGCCGCCATCTCCACCATCGTATCCGCAGAGAGCAACACCCGGCGCGCGGCGCGTGTTGGCCTGGCGTGGGGCGTTGGCCACACGCTCGCCCTGCTCGCCGCCGGCGGCACGCTGCTGGTGATGCGCCTGGAACTGCCGGCCTGGTTTTCCGCGGTGACGGAACTGGGTGTGGGAC is a genomic window of Candidatus Krumholzibacteriia bacterium containing:
- a CDS encoding ATP-binding protein; protein product: MATNPCHCGYHGSKVKQCKCSPLQRESYIGKISGPLLDRIAIHLTVQAVDVEMWKSTATGMNSATMRDMVTRARAIQAERFNDVDGVDCNARLPDGLFATFCAMDSSAEALFVKAQKSLMVSARARGHIVRVARTIADLDGSEAITVRHLMEAVGYRGDTPVE
- a CDS encoding DsbA family protein, whose product is MKLDWAMLQTPARWNAWIGVAVALSASPAHGQDVPWGRIADARGLSKEQRGVAEEVLRTARCYGGCEGTVLECLVAGDSIGTRLANFVARRAAANRPAENILTSITNRKQSAFPAQTFHPDLSGLVPSGSVDAPVQVVIFADFACPVCKVAVSALHEISLSMPDSVCLWFKTFPLAQEARSIPAALAYLAADRQGLGWEMINMLFEHGADLSDEALDACAATVGLDLERYRADLQSEELLARVRAEKREGVSFGISTTPGILVNGKLYRGIKTRVELLDRIEEELWILAAGR